Part of the Oncorhynchus tshawytscha isolate Ot180627B linkage group LG07, Otsh_v2.0, whole genome shotgun sequence genome, AGAGCTATGGATGCTGTGCCTCTTCAGAGAAAACTTGTCGGCAGATTTCCCGCGTGGTGGGAGTCGGTGGGGTTGTTGTGGTCAAACAGCGCAACACAGCCAACGCCAGGGAGCGAGACCGGACCCAAAGCGTCAACACCGCCTTCACCGCTCTCCGGACACTCATACCCACGGAGCCGGTGGACAGAAAGCTCTCCAAAATTGAAACGCTCCGGTTGGCGTCCAGCTACATCTCGCACTTGGCCAACATTCTTGTCCTTGGGGACGGGTGCGAGGATGGGCAGCCGTGCTTGAGTGCAGTGTATCGCGTGCAAGGAGATGGCGAGGGGAAGCAACCCAGAACAATCTGCACCTTTTGCTTGAGCAACCAGCGGAAAGGGGTAAGCGTGCATGACAGTGCTATGTCAAGTATGAATTTCAAATATATTTAACTTATTTTCCGTAGTAGACAGGCAGTAGCCTATGGTTCTGAAGTGGGCGAGTGGCACATTTGACAGCTAGTATTGCATCATGTTATTATAATCTACTGTTTCTGTGCAttcaatgtcatttacaaaaataGTCATTTCACAATGATAGTATGGCATCAAAACAATACTAGGCCTATTTTGTTAGATACTTTCTTACCATGTCACTTGAAGATTCATCATAATGGGCATCCGTCAGTTAAGGGAAATTTGTCAAACATGCTAAAATCTGTCAAACAGCTTCttgagagagaacacacacatggaAAATGATCCCTGTTGGGACATCGTGCATTTATTAATATCATTTTCAGTCTGCTTAGATATCCTTTAAAGGAAAAGCCGAGGAAGGGTTTGTTGATATCAATGACATTAGATTTCACTAAACTATTTGTATTATCCACAAGGGAGAATGAGCATGGATTTAAGCCAAAGACAAAGATGCATGTAGTATTCATATGTTGGTCGCAGATGGTTCCCGCTTCAGAATTTTCCAGAAATCAATTCTGATCTTAATGAATAACATTGACCGAACATGACATTTATTTTTGCAGGGGAAAGATGGTCGGGGTTGTCTGAAAATGCATGCAACCCGTGCACTACGAATGAGCCGAAGATAGACAACTCTCAAATTCCAAGGATGGTTTAGTTCAAGTCCGCACCTCAGGGAAAAACTCCAGCTATCACACCTACTCCTACACAGACCGACACATAGGCCAGAATGCCTTCGAACTGCGGAAAAAGACTGTAAAAAATATGACTGTCAAAAAAAGAATGTTCCTCTCATAATGCTGGTTTGGTGAAATGTGATTTTGGAGGAACAAATGAGACTATTTGGTTGCCTTTTCAACACCATTTTGTATTTTGCGTtgaaattaaatatatttttacatagttgTTGTTGTCCCTAGTCTAATTTCAGCCCCTCATACCAACACATTTGTGGTGATGTTTTCATATGGTTAACCCCTTACACTTGTGGAAATTGGGCCATATTGAAATGTTTCTAACATGATAATAATAAAAAGCGTATGCATGACCATGGTGGCAATTGAAAGAAAACACTTGAGATTATGGGGAAATGAACACACCAAAGGTTAagacaacagttcacctgacacaagactgaatccaaacattgcACTGTTGATTTTACgttcattttacatttactgtacttttcacagCATTTGGCAAAAACCGAAATCTCAAAATACTCTgtatacattcagtaacatacaAATAATATTCATTGACATTTTGGAGTAGGTGCAAGATGAGAAAAAAACGATTACAAGAGTTTGACTGAGATGTCTAACTTGTGTCTCCAATTGGCCACACACCTCACCAAACTGCACAGTTCTTAACTAATTTCAATGTATTtagccagccaccaattgtgcaagttctcccactcaaaaagatgagagaggcctgtaattttcatcataggtacacttcaactatgacagacaaaatgagaagaaaaaaccccagaaaatcacattgtaggatttttaaggaatttatttgcaaatgatgatggaaaacaagtatttgctcaataacaaaagtttatctcaatactttgttatataccctttgttggcaatgacagaggtcaaatattttctgtaagtcttcacaaggttttcacacactgtttctggtattttggcccattcctccatgcagatttcctctagagcagtgatttggggatgttgctgggcaacacagactttcaactccctccaaagattttctatggggttgagatctggagactggctaggccactccaggaccttgaaatgcttcttacgaagccactccttcattgcccgggcggtgtgtttgggatcattgtcatgctgaaagacccagccacgtttcatcttcaatgcccttgctgattgaaggaggttttcactcaaaatctcacgatacattgcCCCATTCATTTTtacctttacacggatcagtaatcctggtccctttgcagaaaaacagcccaaaagcatgatgtttccacccccatgcttcacagtaggtatggtgttctttggatgcaactcagcattctttgtcctccaaacacgacgagttgagtttttaccaaaaagttctattttggtttcatctgaccatatgacattctcccaatcttcttctggatcatccaaatgctctctagcaaacttcagacgggcctggacatgtactggcttaagcagggggacacgtctggcactgcaggatttgagtccctggcggcgtactGTGTTACTgacggtaggctttgttactttggtcccagctctctgcaggtcattcactaggtcaccccgtgtggttctgggatttttactcaccgttcctgtgatcattttgacccaatggggtgagatcttgcgtggagccccagatcgagggagattatcagtggtcttgtatgtcttccatttcctaataattgctcccacagttgatttcttcaaaccaagctgcttacctattgcagattcagtcttcccagcctggtgcaggtctacaattttgtttctggtgtcctttgacagctctttggtcttggccatagtggagtttggagtgtgactgtttgaggttgtggacaggtgtcttttatactgataacaagttcaaacaggtgccattaatacaggtaatgagtggaggaccgaggagcctcttaaagaagaagttacaggtctgtgagagccagaactctcgcttgtttgtaggtgaccaaatacttattttccaccataatttgcaaataaattcattaaaaatcctacaatgtgattttctggattttcttttctcattttgtctgtcatagttgaagtgtacctatgatgaaaatgacaggcctctctcatatttttaagtgggagaacttgcacaattggtggctgactaaatactgttttgccccactgtatatgactcAAGGAAAGAGCCTTCAACTATAAGGTGATTTTTAAAAAACTCTCCTAGCTTTGATAGGAACACAGCCCGGATCCACACAATTACTGTTTTTctttacgcaatccaaaaacgtTCCATTATAAATTGCAAACTGGGTCAGGTGGGAATCATTTGAAAGCGTCTTCTCTTGCCAATATGGTTATAAAGTTGATTAACAagttgtacaatatgatcttacagtgttaggctttcaaacGGCACTTCAGACAAACATATTGTAATTTTGGGGCTTATAGAATGGAGTCATGACATGAGTGCATTCAAGTGTGTGTTCCGCTGCATGCAACACgacaaacataggctcattctgtCCAGGACAACCCAGGCAGGGTATAACACATGGCAGTCATCCTTTTAACTGTGGATCAAACATAGCGATCATAAACGTTGATACTGTAATTTACATTATTTTTCAAATATGGAAATGTGatgtgcacatttggactcacgggtgtgtggtttgcttgtatgacatcaacgctgaggattataataaatacaatGTCTCATCTTTCAGAACACATTGACTTCtcaatttacagcatttccctcactcagagaACAACAAATGTGCAAAAGTAGCACAATtagtgggagggatggggggggggtcttCTTGTCGCGCGCTGTGCTCAAATTTATAAAGTTTGTTCGTCAAAAACAATACAGAACATTGAAGTGGAAAACTGTaactctgacgtcatgtatagcatgttactgtacagcgaCTGCGTTCCAATTTAGGCGTTTAACAATGACAagatctgccattttcaacccgttTATGTGATGTCAGGAGTGGAAATCTCCACCAACAAGGTGATGTAGTGAATTCTTTGAAGATAAAGTATATATGGGAATTTAAAGTACATACTTGAGCAATGCTAAGGAATCTCTGAAAGGAAGTGTGAGATGGGGCCTTTCCAAAATAGCTGAGCTGGTCGATTCTAAAGTGGCCAACCAAGGGCCCTTTGAGCCTAGTAAGGATAGGACATAGCAAAGTGTGTGAGGAAAACATTATTCACTCCGAATCATCATTCTCTGAATTTGCTGTACAAAGTTAAAGGGGAAAACAGGAAAGGCAACATGAGTAGATCTATTGTCAAGACTAATGATTACTCATGGAAACCATCAAAACGTGTGGCACATTGCTGAACCGATGCCCAATATCAGGAAATAATGGTTAAAGGTAGTGAGCTGAACAATTGGTAGCACTTTAGTTAAAGCCTCAACCAACTCAGGGGCTTCTGGTTATAGTGTCcaccctgagattggaaggttgggaCTTCAATCACCGGCCAAGTCATACAAACACTGTACAAATGGGACTTGGagattgggggtaaggccctgcgatagactagcgtcctatcaaatcaaactttatttgtcacatgcgccgaatacagtgtagaccttactgtgaaatgcttacttacaagcccttaaccaacagtgctgttcaagaagagttaagaaaatatttaccaaataaactaaagttaaaaaaaattataaaaaaataaacacaataacataacaataacaaggctatatacaggggtaccggtaccgagtcagtatgCAGGGGGTCAAATTAATACTCCGGTGGCcatttaattaattgttcagcagtcttatggcttgggggtagaagttgttaaggagcgttttggtcctagacttggcgctccgggtacggtagcagagaaaacagtctatggcttaggtgactggagtctctgacaatattTGGGCTTtactattatataggtcctggattgcaggaagtttggccccagtgatgtactgtgccatatgcactaccttctgtagcgccttatggtcagatgccaagcagttgccataccaggcggtgatgcaaccagtgatgcaaccatgccctcgacggtgcagctgtagaactttttgaggatcttgagacccatgccaaatgttttcagtctcctgagggagaaaatgttttgtgccctcttcacgactgtcttggtgtgcttggaccatgatagatcattggtgatgtggacaccaaggaacttgaaactctcgacccgctccactacagccctgttgatgttaatgggggcctgttcgccctgccttttcctgtagtccaggaTCAGCTCtattgtcttgctcacattgaggaagaggttgttgtcctggcaccacactgccagttctctgacctcctccctataggctgtctcattgaagtcggtgatcaggcctaccactgttgtgccctcaaagctcatcactaagctaaggacccagggactaaacaccttcctctgcaactgaatcctggacttcctgacgggcctcccccaggtggtaagggtaggtaacaacacatccgccacactgatcctcaacacgggggccactcaggggtgcgtgctcagtcccctcctgtactccctgttcactcatgactgcacggccaggtacgactccaacaccatcattaagtttgctgatgacacaacagtggtaggcctgatcaccgacaaagatgagacagcctatagggaggaggtcagagacctgaccgtgtggtgcaaggacaacatcctcttcctcaacgtgatcaagacaaaggagatgattgtggactacaggaaaaggaggactgagtacgcccccattctcatctacggggctgtaatggagcaggttgagagcttcaagttccttggcgtccacatcaccaacaaactaacatggtccaaacacatcaaggcagtcatgaagagggcaggacaaaacctattccccctcaggagactgaaaagatttggcatgggtcctcagatcttcaaaaggttttaaagctgcaccaccgagagcatcctgacgggttgcatcactgcctgctatggcaactgcttAGCCTTCGACcacatggcactacagagggtagtgcgcctAGTACATCGccggtgccaagcttcctgccatccaggacctctataccagacagtgtcagaggaaggccctaaaaattgtcaaagactccagccaccatagtcacagattgttctctctgccaccgcatggcaagcgctactggagcgccatgtctaggtccaagaagcttctaaacagcttctacccccaagccataagactcctgaacagctaatcaaattgcttcccagactatttgccccccccccacacacacacactgctgctactctctgttattatctatacatagccACTTAAATAAGCCTAtctgcatgtacataattatctcaattgtctcaacaCCAGTGCAactgcacattgacacattgactctgaactggcaccccctgtatatagccccgctttgttatttactgctgtttcttaattatttgtttttcttatctctttcttttttttataggtattttcttaaaactgcattgttggttaagggcttataggtaagcatttcactataagatctacacctgttgttttcggcgcatgtgacaaataacatttgatttgatttaacatcggctactgagagcgatatcacacagtcatccagaacagctggtgctctcgtgattgcttcagtgttgcttgcttcgaagcgagcattgaaggcatttagctcgtctggtaggttcgcgtcactgggcagctcgcgtctgggtttccctttgtagtccgtaaaagTTTTCAAGCACTGCCACATCCGTTGAGCGTCAGGTcctgtgtagtaggattcaatcttaatcctgtattgactctttgcttgtttgatggttcatctgagggcatcgcaggatttcttataggtgtctggattagtgtcctgctccttgaaagcggcagctctagcttttagctcgatgcggatgttgcctgtaatccatggcttctggttgggatatgtacgtatggtcactgtggggacgacgtcgtcaatgcacttattgatgaagccgatgattGAGGTGGTgtgctcctcaatgccattggatgaatcccggagcatatttcagtctgtgctagcaaaacagtcctgtagcgtagcatccgcgccatctgaccacttctgtattgagcaagtttttgcttgtaagcaggaatcaggaggataaaatTATGGTCGGATCTGTCAAATGCATGGCGGGGgaaagctttgtatgcatctctgtgtgtggagtaaaggtggtctagagttttttgaGTCTGGTTGCATACTgtatgtgacatgctggtaaaaatgtggtaaaactgatttaagtttgcctgcattaaagtcccctgccactaggagtgccgcttctgggtgagcattttcttgtttgcttatggccttatagagttggttgagtgcgctcttagtgccaacatcggtctgtggtggtaaatagatggctaaaaataatataga contains:
- the LOC112255527 gene encoding transcription factor 15 — encoded protein: MAFTMLRPVATYPFSSYPPDFNMMSDDEGNRSESDGSSDQSYGCCASSEKTCRQISRVVGVGGVVVVKQRNTANARERDRTQSVNTAFTALRTLIPTEPVDRKLSKIETLRLASSYISHLANILVLGDGCEDGQPCLSAVYRVQGDGEGKQPRTICTFCLSNQRKGGKDGRGCLKMHATRALRMSRR